A section of the Streptomyces sp. SCL15-4 genome encodes:
- a CDS encoding FUSC family protein, with the protein MINVRKWTSGWTSGLRQVLRRRREPVVVQTLRSAAAASVAYVIALRLSPEPAPLTAPLTALLVVQVTFYATLTNGIRRVNAVVAGVLVAIAFSVLVGLTWWSLALLIVASLAVGRVVRVDEYVAEVAISAMLVLGATVGYTAWARIVETLIGAAVGTACNLLLPPPVWVDEAGRSIAGLARRVRQLMLRMGEEAAGRVPWQQAAERLHEARRLDHDITGVDSALRQAEDSLRLNPRVKEGLLHRVVLRTGLDTLEICTVVLRVLARSFTDLAKARGSKDLFPPRVGATVEQLLSEIADAVVSFAVLVTTHLSEDAESAEARLTAELHTAAGTRDRLAELLREEIAEDWTDWQLLGAVLTETTRIIDELNTEHRTRRLLEELDRVSREHRAKLPRPARLRDWLGVQEELWRNRAGLGSRSR; encoded by the coding sequence ATGATCAACGTACGGAAGTGGACCTCGGGATGGACCTCGGGGCTGCGGCAGGTGCTGAGGCGTCGCCGGGAACCGGTGGTCGTCCAGACGCTGCGGTCGGCCGCGGCGGCATCGGTCGCCTACGTCATCGCGCTCCGGCTGAGTCCGGAGCCGGCCCCGCTGACCGCGCCGCTGACCGCGCTGCTGGTCGTCCAGGTGACGTTCTACGCCACGCTGACCAACGGCATCCGCCGGGTGAACGCGGTGGTCGCCGGCGTGCTGGTCGCCATCGCCTTCAGTGTGCTGGTGGGGCTGACCTGGTGGAGTCTGGCGCTGCTCATCGTCGCCTCGCTGGCCGTGGGACGCGTGGTGCGGGTGGACGAGTACGTGGCCGAGGTGGCGATCAGCGCCATGCTGGTGCTCGGTGCCACGGTCGGCTACACCGCGTGGGCGCGGATCGTGGAGACGCTGATCGGCGCGGCCGTCGGCACCGCCTGCAATCTGCTGCTGCCGCCGCCGGTGTGGGTGGACGAGGCCGGCCGGTCCATCGCGGGCCTGGCCCGGCGGGTGCGCCAGCTGATGCTGCGGATGGGCGAGGAGGCCGCGGGCCGCGTCCCGTGGCAGCAGGCGGCCGAGCGGCTGCACGAGGCGCGCCGGCTGGACCACGACATCACCGGGGTGGACTCGGCGCTGCGGCAGGCGGAGGACAGTCTGCGGCTCAATCCGCGGGTCAAGGAGGGGCTGCTGCACCGGGTGGTGCTGCGCACCGGCCTGGACACGCTGGAGATCTGCACGGTGGTGCTGCGGGTGCTGGCCCGCTCGTTCACGGACCTGGCGAAGGCCCGTGGCTCGAAGGACCTGTTCCCGCCCCGGGTGGGAGCGACCGTGGAACAGCTGCTGTCGGAGATCGCCGACGCGGTGGTCAGCTTCGCGGTGCTGGTGACCACGCATCTGAGCGAGGACGCCGAGTCGGCGGAGGCCCGGCTGACGGCCGAGCTGCACACGGCGGCCGGCACCCGCGACCGGCTCGCGGAACTGCTCCGGGAGGAGATCGCCGAGGACTGGACCGACTGGCAGCTGCTGGGCGCCGTGCTGACCGAGACGACCAGGATCATCGACGAGCTGAACACCGAGCACCGCACCCGGCGCCTGCTGGAGGAGCTGGACCGGGTCTCCCGCGAGCACCGGGCCAAGCTGCCCCGGCCGGCCCGGCTGCGCGACTGGCTCGGCGTCCAGGAGGAGCTGTGGCGCAACCGCGCGGGCCTCGGCAGCCGGTCCCGCTGA
- a CDS encoding lactonase family protein, with the protein METESRTPPRSRERGGGWTRRRFVGAVAGTAAVPACTARTAPRADAPATRDTPDSAAPSRGPSGPRPLYMGTYTSAEGGGTGIGIASYDPRSGRITGAGTVTGVPDPSYLAVHPDGRTLYAVAERQEGGVTAVRLADRRVLGTRSTGGAGPCHLSVHPGGRWLLSADYGSGSVCVHPIDASGALGERTDRVVHTSPAPGPGQQGPHAHQFTTSPDGRHVLAVDLGTDTVYTYRLDPVRGTLTETARAQTRPGAGPRHLTFHPGGRYAYLANEVDDTVAVCAYDPRSGRLRVGAPQPTGSGGGTNYPAQILVTADGRFAFLANRGHNSIARYAVESAGARLRLLGTVPVGGDFPRQIAFSPDGRLLFAANQRSGTVTVFHVDTDGGLRPAGEPFASPVAVCALPL; encoded by the coding sequence ATGGAGACGGAGTCACGGACACCCCCGCGGAGCCGGGAGCGCGGCGGCGGCTGGACCAGGCGCCGGTTCGTCGGGGCGGTGGCCGGCACGGCCGCGGTCCCCGCGTGCACCGCCCGGACCGCTCCGCGGGCCGACGCTCCGGCCACCCGGGACACACCGGACTCCGCCGCGCCGTCGCGTGGGCCGTCCGGGCCGCGCCCGCTGTACATGGGCACGTACACGTCCGCCGAGGGCGGCGGCACCGGCATCGGCATCGCGTCCTACGATCCCCGGTCGGGCCGGATCACCGGGGCCGGCACGGTCACCGGGGTGCCCGACCCGTCGTATCTCGCCGTCCATCCGGACGGCCGCACGCTGTACGCGGTGGCCGAGCGCCAGGAGGGCGGGGTGACGGCCGTACGCCTCGCGGACCGGCGGGTCCTCGGCACCCGGAGCACCGGCGGCGCGGGCCCGTGTCATCTGTCGGTGCATCCCGGCGGGCGCTGGCTGCTGAGCGCCGACTACGGCTCGGGCAGCGTCTGTGTGCATCCGATCGACGCCTCGGGCGCCCTCGGCGAGCGCACCGACCGGGTCGTCCACACCTCTCCGGCGCCCGGGCCCGGCCAACAGGGCCCGCACGCGCACCAGTTCACGACCAGCCCCGACGGACGGCACGTCCTCGCCGTGGACCTGGGCACCGACACCGTCTACACCTACCGCCTCGACCCGGTGCGCGGCACGCTGACCGAGACCGCCCGGGCGCAGACCCGGCCCGGCGCGGGGCCGCGCCATCTGACCTTCCATCCGGGCGGCCGGTACGCCTATCTGGCCAACGAGGTGGACGACACGGTGGCCGTCTGCGCCTACGACCCGCGCTCCGGCCGGCTGCGCGTGGGCGCGCCGCAGCCGACGGGCTCCGGCGGCGGCACCAACTATCCGGCGCAGATCCTGGTGACAGCCGACGGCCGGTTCGCGTTCCTCGCCAACCGGGGCCACAACAGCATCGCCCGGTACGCCGTGGAGTCCGCCGGGGCCCGGCTGCGGCTGCTCGGCACGGTGCCGGTGGGCGGGGACTTCCCGCGGCAGATCGCGTTCTCCCCGGACGGCCGGCTGCTGTTCGCGGCGAACCAGCGTTCCGGCACGGTCACCGTCTTCCACGTGGACACCGACGGCGGACTCCGCCCGGCCGGCGAGCCGTTCGCCTCACCCGTCGCCGTCTGCGCGCTGCCGCTGTAG
- a CDS encoding DUF2470 domain-containing protein produces MGDTQDWTAAPGAAERARSVLSVAWSCAVTADGVREEYAGAHTVTEDGRVRLTVPDDSGLLAAALCAPRQEPSALLEFADVAPVPVRHRIRARLWLSGWLAPSDGDLLFRPTRVVLREASGPVVADLDEFAAARPDPLAGAESRLLTHLADAHPDAVERLTRLVRPESLHAATRVAPLAVDRHGLTLRIERTRAHGDVRLPFHAPADDVPQLTERMHALLAQAAAASCPRALQRQRADGDG; encoded by the coding sequence ATGGGTGACACGCAGGACTGGACGGCCGCCCCCGGCGCGGCGGAACGGGCACGCTCGGTGCTGTCCGTCGCGTGGTCGTGCGCGGTGACCGCGGACGGCGTGCGCGAGGAGTACGCCGGCGCGCACACCGTGACCGAGGACGGCCGGGTGCGGCTGACGGTGCCCGACGACAGCGGCCTGCTCGCCGCGGCCCTGTGCGCCCCGCGCCAGGAGCCCTCCGCCCTGCTGGAGTTCGCCGACGTGGCCCCCGTACCGGTGCGCCACCGCATCCGCGCCCGGCTCTGGCTCTCCGGGTGGCTCGCCCCGTCCGACGGCGACCTGCTCTTCCGCCCGACCCGGGTGGTGCTCCGGGAGGCGTCCGGACCCGTGGTGGCCGACCTCGACGAGTTCGCCGCCGCCCGGCCCGACCCCCTCGCCGGAGCCGAGTCCCGGCTGCTCACCCATCTCGCCGACGCCCACCCGGACGCCGTCGAGCGGCTCACCCGCCTGGTGCGGCCGGAAAGCCTGCACGCCGCGACCCGGGTGGCGCCGCTCGCCGTCGACCGGCACGGACTGACCCTGCGCATCGAGCGCACCCGCGCCCACGGCGACGTACGGCTGCCCTTCCACGCGCCCGCCGACGACGTCCCCCAGCTCACCGAGCGGATGCACGCCCTGCTGGCGCAGGCCGCCGCCGCGTCCTGCCCCCGGGCGCTACAGCGGCAGCGCGCAGACGGCGACGGGTGA
- a CDS encoding TetR/AcrR family transcriptional regulator has protein sequence MPANEEERARRRLSTEERREQLLSVGAKLFSESAYDDVWVERVAEIAGVSRGLLYHYFPTKRDFFAAVVERESERMLRMTAAVPGVPVREQLAAGLDAYLGYVEAHAHGFRAFHRADAAGDQAVRRVYRRALAAQERQILAAFAADPEFGPVVEAAPGVHLAVRGWLAFTTAVCLEWLRGEGELSRAQVRDLCARALLGVLA, from the coding sequence ATGCCCGCGAACGAGGAGGAGCGCGCCCGGCGCCGGCTCAGTACCGAGGAACGCCGGGAACAGTTGCTGTCGGTCGGTGCGAAGCTGTTCTCGGAGAGCGCCTACGACGATGTGTGGGTCGAGCGGGTCGCCGAGATCGCGGGGGTTTCGCGGGGGCTGCTGTATCACTACTTCCCCACCAAACGGGACTTCTTCGCCGCGGTCGTGGAGCGCGAGAGCGAGCGGATGCTGCGGATGACGGCGGCCGTGCCCGGGGTGCCGGTGCGCGAGCAGCTGGCCGCCGGTCTCGACGCCTACCTCGGCTATGTCGAGGCCCACGCCCACGGCTTCCGCGCCTTCCACCGCGCCGACGCGGCCGGCGACCAGGCCGTGCGCCGTGTCTACCGGCGGGCGCTGGCCGCGCAGGAGCGGCAGATCCTGGCCGCGTTCGCCGCCGACCCGGAGTTCGGGCCGGTCGTCGAGGCCGCTCCCGGGGTCCACCTGGCGGTGCGCGGCTGGCTCGCCTTCACCACGGCCGTGTGTCTGGAATGGCTGCGCGGCGAAGGCGAGTTGAGCCGCGCGCAGGTGCGCGACCTGTGCGCCCGCGCGCTGCTGGGCGTCCTCGCGTAA
- a CDS encoding cytochrome P450, protein MAEMTKTMGNRPPKGFRSAEHGWPELHRIPHPPRRLPLLGDVLDADRHRPLQDSLRHARALGPIFRRRAFGNEFVLVWGARLVADLADESRFAKHVGLGVANLRPVAGDGLFTAYNHEPNWQLAHDVLAPGFSREAMEGYHGMMLSVAGRLTDHWDRRLAAGHTVDVPGDMTRLTLETIARTGFGHDFGSFERDRPHPFVTAMVGTLGYAQRLNTVPAPLAPLLLRSAARRNAADMACLDRTVDELVAARRRSGGGEGDLLDRMLATTHPETGERLSAENVRKQVITFLVAGHETTSGALSFALYYLARHPEIAARARAEVDRVWGDAPHPRYDQVARLRYVRRVLDESLRLWPTAPAFAREARHDTVLAGEHPMRRGAWALVLTPMLHRAPEVWGADPERFDPDRFTAAAVRARPPHTFKPFGTGARACIGRQFALHEATLVLGLLLRRYDLRTEPGYRLTVAERLTLMPEGLRLRLERRRQRAEGTHGGVDSGSAVPARPARDGAADDSRQSPHEPVEPRSAGRCPVHRPGD, encoded by the coding sequence ATGGCGGAGATGACGAAGACCATGGGGAACCGGCCGCCGAAGGGCTTCCGGAGCGCCGAGCACGGCTGGCCCGAGCTGCATCGCATACCGCACCCGCCGCGCCGGCTGCCGCTGCTCGGCGATGTGCTCGACGCCGACCGGCACCGTCCGCTCCAGGACTCGCTGCGCCATGCCCGCGCACTGGGTCCGATCTTCCGGCGCCGGGCCTTCGGCAACGAGTTCGTGCTGGTGTGGGGGGCGCGGCTGGTCGCCGACCTCGCCGACGAGTCGCGGTTCGCCAAGCACGTCGGGCTGGGCGTCGCCAATCTGCGGCCGGTGGCCGGGGACGGCCTGTTCACCGCCTACAACCACGAACCCAACTGGCAGCTGGCGCACGACGTCCTGGCGCCCGGGTTCAGCCGGGAGGCCATGGAGGGCTACCACGGGATGATGCTGTCCGTGGCCGGCCGGCTCACCGACCACTGGGACCGGCGGCTGGCTGCCGGGCACACGGTGGACGTGCCCGGCGACATGACCCGGCTGACCCTGGAGACGATCGCGCGGACCGGCTTCGGGCACGACTTCGGCTCCTTCGAACGCGACCGCCCGCACCCCTTCGTCACCGCGATGGTCGGCACGCTCGGCTACGCCCAGCGGCTGAACACCGTCCCCGCGCCGCTGGCCCCGCTGCTGCTGCGCTCCGCGGCCCGGCGCAACGCGGCCGACATGGCCTGCCTCGACCGCACGGTGGACGAACTGGTGGCGGCCCGGCGCCGGTCCGGTGGCGGCGAGGGAGACCTGCTGGACCGCATGCTGGCCACCACGCACCCCGAGACCGGGGAGCGGCTGTCCGCCGAGAACGTCCGCAAGCAGGTGATCACGTTCCTGGTCGCGGGGCACGAGACCACCTCGGGCGCGCTCTCCTTCGCCCTGTACTACCTCGCCCGGCATCCCGAGATCGCCGCCCGGGCCCGCGCCGAGGTGGACCGCGTCTGGGGCGACGCGCCGCATCCCCGCTACGACCAGGTCGCCCGGCTGCGCTATGTGCGCCGGGTGCTGGACGAGTCGCTGCGGCTGTGGCCGACCGCGCCCGCCTTCGCCCGCGAGGCCCGGCACGACACGGTCCTCGCCGGGGAGCATCCGATGCGCCGGGGCGCGTGGGCCCTGGTGCTGACGCCGATGCTGCACCGCGCGCCGGAGGTGTGGGGCGCGGACCCCGAGCGGTTCGACCCGGACCGCTTCACCGCGGCGGCCGTACGCGCCCGGCCGCCGCACACCTTCAAGCCGTTCGGCACCGGGGCGCGGGCCTGCATCGGCCGGCAGTTCGCCCTGCACGAGGCGACCCTGGTCCTCGGTCTGCTGCTGCGCCGCTACGACCTGCGCACCGAGCCCGGCTACCGCCTGACCGTGGCCGAACGCCTGACCCTGATGCCGGAGGGGCTGCGGCTGCGGCTGGAGCGGCGACGGCAGCGCGCCGAAGGGACGCACGGCGGTGTCGACAGCGGCTCCGCGGTACCGGCGCGACCGGCCCGCGACGGCGCCGCGGACGACTCACGGCAAAGCCCGCACGAGCCGGTTGAGCCCCGGTCAGCCGGCCGCTGCCCAGTGCACCGGCCGGGCGACTGA
- a CDS encoding pentapeptide repeat-containing protein: MPDQTTDPADLRGDCAQCFGLCCVALPFARSADFAVNKPAGTPCANLRDDHRCGIHARLRQRGFTGCTVYDCFGAGQKVSQVTFGGQDWRTAPKDQARRMFDVFPVVRQLHELLWYLTEALNLPAAASVHPELRRALERTEGLTRRSPGELAALDVAAHRQEVNVLLLRTSELVRAGAAGKGKGKSKGKDRRGADLIGARLRGADLRGASLRGAYLIAADLTGADLREADLIGADLRDADLTDADLTGAFFLTQPQVNAARGGAGTRLPASVARPVHWAAAG, from the coding sequence ATGCCGGACCAGACAACCGACCCCGCCGACCTGCGCGGCGACTGCGCCCAGTGCTTCGGACTGTGCTGTGTCGCCCTGCCCTTCGCCCGCTCCGCCGACTTCGCCGTGAACAAGCCGGCGGGCACCCCCTGCGCCAACCTCCGGGACGACCACCGCTGCGGCATCCACGCCCGCCTGCGGCAGCGGGGCTTCACCGGCTGCACGGTCTACGACTGCTTCGGCGCCGGGCAGAAGGTGTCCCAGGTCACCTTCGGCGGGCAGGACTGGCGTACCGCGCCGAAGGATCAGGCGCGCCGGATGTTCGACGTGTTCCCGGTCGTCCGGCAGCTGCACGAACTGCTGTGGTACCTCACCGAGGCGCTGAACCTGCCCGCCGCCGCGTCCGTCCACCCCGAGCTGCGGCGGGCGCTGGAGCGGACGGAGGGACTCACCCGGCGCAGCCCTGGGGAACTGGCCGCGCTGGACGTGGCCGCGCACCGGCAGGAGGTCAACGTGCTCCTGCTGCGCACCAGCGAACTGGTCCGGGCCGGCGCCGCCGGAAAGGGCAAGGGCAAGAGCAAGGGCAAGGACCGGCGCGGCGCGGACCTGATCGGCGCCCGGCTCAGGGGCGCCGATCTGCGCGGGGCGAGCCTGCGCGGCGCGTATCTCATCGCGGCCGACCTCACCGGAGCCGATCTGCGCGAGGCGGATCTGATCGGCGCGGACCTGCGGGACGCCGACCTCACCGACGCCGATCTGACCGGCGCGTTCTTCCTCACCCAGCCCCAGGTGAACGCCGCGCGGGGCGGCGCCGGTACGCGGCTGCCGGCGTCAGTCGCCCGGCCGGTGCACTGGGCAGCGGCCGGCTGA
- a CDS encoding alpha/beta fold hydrolase, which yields MSLSYRQPGVVLTDHHFTVPLDHADPGGETIELYAREAVASDKAGQDLPWLVYLTGGPGFGASRFVGRQSWLDRALEEYRVLLLDQRGTGRSTPATRQTLPLRGGPAAQADYLTRFRADSIVRDCEAIRPRLTGGAPWTVLGQSYGGFCTVTYLSLAPEGVHTALVTGGLPSLHAHADDVYRAAYPRIERKVAAHYDRYPQDVAAARRIADHLLTHDVVLPGGYRLTVEAFQSLGLMLGTSDGSHRLHHLLEDAFARTPSGPELSDAFQEQAQALLSYAANPLYALVHETIYGQDARPTAWAAERVRAEFPQFDAAKALAGDGPVLFTGETVHPWMFETDPALRPLRETAGLLAARTDWRPLYDPARLAANEVPVAAAVYHDDMYVDAAHSLRTAAAIRGLRPWVTNEYEHDGLRTGAPRVLDRLLALVRDEV from the coding sequence TTGAGCCTCAGCTACCGCCAGCCCGGCGTCGTCCTCACCGATCACCACTTCACCGTGCCCCTCGACCACGCCGACCCCGGCGGCGAGACCATCGAGCTGTACGCCCGCGAGGCGGTGGCGAGCGACAAGGCCGGGCAGGACCTGCCCTGGCTGGTGTACCTCACGGGCGGCCCCGGCTTCGGAGCGAGCCGTTTCGTCGGACGTCAGTCCTGGCTCGACCGGGCCCTGGAGGAGTACCGCGTCCTGCTGCTCGACCAGCGCGGCACCGGCCGCTCCACCCCCGCCACCCGGCAGACGCTCCCGCTGCGCGGCGGCCCCGCCGCCCAGGCCGACTACCTCACCCGCTTCCGCGCCGACTCCATCGTGCGCGACTGCGAGGCCATCCGCCCCCGGCTCACCGGCGGCGCCCCGTGGACCGTGCTCGGCCAGAGCTACGGCGGCTTCTGCACGGTGACGTACCTCTCCCTCGCCCCCGAGGGCGTGCACACGGCGCTTGTCACCGGCGGACTGCCCTCCCTGCACGCCCACGCCGACGACGTCTACCGGGCCGCCTACCCGCGCATCGAGCGCAAGGTCGCCGCCCACTACGACCGCTACCCGCAGGACGTGGCGGCGGCCCGCCGGATCGCCGACCACCTCCTCACCCACGACGTGGTCCTCCCCGGCGGCTACCGCCTCACCGTGGAGGCCTTCCAGTCCCTCGGCCTGATGCTCGGCACGAGCGACGGCAGCCACCGCCTGCACCACCTGCTGGAGGACGCCTTCGCGCGCACCCCGTCCGGCCCGGAGCTGTCCGACGCCTTCCAGGAGCAGGCGCAGGCGCTGCTGTCGTACGCCGCCAACCCCCTCTACGCCCTCGTCCACGAGACGATCTACGGCCAGGACGCCCGCCCCACCGCCTGGGCCGCCGAACGGGTCCGCGCCGAGTTCCCGCAGTTCGACGCGGCCAAGGCGCTCGCCGGGGACGGCCCGGTGCTCTTCACCGGCGAGACCGTCCACCCCTGGATGTTCGAGACCGACCCGGCCCTGCGGCCCCTGCGCGAGACCGCCGGGCTGCTCGCCGCCCGCACCGACTGGCGCCCGCTGTACGACCCGGCCCGCCTCGCCGCCAACGAGGTCCCCGTCGCCGCGGCCGTCTACCACGACGACATGTACGTCGACGCCGCCCACTCCCTCCGGACCGCGGCCGCGATCCGCGGCCTGCGCCCCTGGGTCACCAACGAGTACGAGCACGACGGCCTGCGCACGGGCGCGCCCCGGGTCCTGGACCGGCTGCTGGCCCTGGTTCGCGACGAGGTGTGA
- a CDS encoding LacI family DNA-binding transcriptional regulator, producing MAQSVGIKDVARAAGVSVGTVSNVINRPDTVASETRARVLSAIDRLGYVRSESARQLRAGRSRIMGLLVLDMGNPFFVDVARGAERAAREAGLGVMVCNSAQDAAEEAEYLSLFAEQRVRGVLLTPADATGRNIAAFRRHGIPFVLVDRVAEGTTECSVSVDDIAGGALAVRHLVDAGHRSIAYVSGPPGLNQVRDRRTGALSALAEAGLGPEALRELPTDRLDVAAGRDAGARLLGLADRPTAVFCANDLLALGLLQAMYAAGVTVPDDLAIVGYDDIEFAAAAAVPLTSVRQPAVTLGALAAELLLEETEQGERAHEHRRVVLQPELVVRRSSLVAR from the coding sequence ATGGCCCAGTCGGTGGGTATCAAGGACGTCGCCCGCGCCGCCGGAGTGTCGGTGGGCACGGTGTCCAACGTCATCAACCGCCCGGACACCGTGGCGAGCGAGACCCGGGCCCGGGTGCTGTCCGCGATCGACCGGCTCGGCTACGTCCGCAGCGAGTCGGCGCGCCAGCTGCGCGCGGGCCGCAGCCGGATCATGGGCCTGCTCGTGCTCGACATGGGCAACCCGTTCTTCGTGGACGTGGCCCGCGGCGCCGAACGGGCGGCCCGGGAGGCCGGGCTCGGCGTGATGGTGTGCAACAGCGCCCAGGACGCGGCCGAGGAGGCGGAGTACCTCTCGCTCTTCGCCGAACAGCGGGTCCGCGGCGTGCTGCTCACCCCGGCCGACGCCACCGGCCGCAACATCGCCGCCTTCCGCCGGCACGGCATCCCGTTCGTGCTGGTCGACCGGGTCGCCGAGGGCACCACCGAGTGCTCGGTGTCGGTGGACGACATCGCGGGCGGCGCGCTCGCGGTGCGCCACCTGGTGGACGCCGGGCATCGCAGCATCGCCTACGTCAGCGGCCCGCCCGGGCTCAACCAGGTCCGCGACCGGCGCACCGGCGCGCTGTCCGCCCTCGCCGAGGCCGGACTCGGCCCCGAGGCGCTGCGCGAACTGCCCACCGACCGCCTGGACGTGGCCGCGGGCCGGGACGCGGGCGCCCGCCTGCTCGGCCTCGCCGACCGGCCCACCGCCGTCTTCTGCGCCAACGACCTGCTCGCCCTCGGCCTGCTCCAGGCCATGTACGCGGCGGGCGTCACCGTCCCCGACGACCTCGCCATCGTCGGCTACGACGACATCGAGTTCGCCGCCGCGGCGGCCGTCCCCCTCACCTCCGTGCGCCAGCCCGCCGTCACCCTCGGCGCCCTCGCCGCCGAACTGCTGCTGGAGGAGACCGAACAGGGCGAGCGGGCCCACGAGCACCGCCGGGTGGTGCTCCAGCCGGAGCTGGTGGTGCGCCGCTCCAGCCTCGTCGCCCGCTGA
- a CDS encoding BNR repeat-containing protein gives MRPSLTGPAVTLLDARALYFVSYDGLVNTNSFQKHGLLTHRGHQYAVWYTASREAVVARRGLGTATWSAVPLPHRLKADDSHNVICMGVSPADGRLHLNLDSHSDGFHYVKSVARLLDDPCGTAWGPSAFGAVQTTLDGLPLTERFTYPQFLTTPEGRLQLAYRTGVSGNGRNALAEYDGSRWTALGEWSGATGTYTTAHGSSTARNMYPHGLDYDRRGRLHVLFTWRERDPAVLGGRSALTNHDTGYVSSDDRGRTWRDDAGTVVGTTGGPDRVRVTDPGLVVDPLGPDHCLMNQESQCVDSAGRPHAVVSHLPVRLGPATTGYAAARTAHARAHHLRKTASGAWLKTEIPVPLRSSQRTRLVLDRHDNAYAVLPRGRIAAASAASGHTDWTLLFDGAGLNAFGEVVVDETRIAADHVLSFMYQERSAGTTPSPLHVADFALPA, from the coding sequence ATGAGACCCTCGCTGACCGGGCCGGCCGTCACCCTGCTCGACGCCCGGGCCCTGTACTTCGTCTCCTACGACGGCCTGGTCAACACCAACTCCTTCCAGAAACACGGCCTGCTGACCCACCGGGGCCACCAGTACGCCGTCTGGTACACGGCGAGCCGCGAGGCGGTCGTGGCCCGCCGCGGGCTCGGCACGGCCACCTGGTCGGCCGTCCCGCTGCCCCACCGGCTGAAGGCCGACGACTCCCACAACGTCATCTGCATGGGCGTCTCCCCGGCGGACGGCCGCCTGCACCTGAACCTCGACTCCCACAGCGACGGCTTCCACTACGTCAAGTCCGTCGCCCGGCTCCTCGACGACCCCTGCGGCACCGCCTGGGGCCCGTCCGCCTTCGGCGCCGTACAGACCACCCTGGACGGCCTGCCGCTCACCGAGCGGTTCACCTACCCGCAGTTCCTCACCACACCCGAGGGCCGGCTCCAGCTCGCCTACCGGACCGGCGTCTCCGGCAACGGCCGCAACGCCCTCGCGGAGTACGACGGTTCGCGCTGGACGGCCCTCGGGGAGTGGTCCGGCGCCACCGGCACGTACACCACCGCGCACGGCTCCAGCACCGCCCGCAACATGTATCCGCACGGCCTCGACTACGACCGGCGCGGCCGGCTGCACGTCCTGTTCACCTGGCGGGAGCGGGACCCGGCCGTCCTCGGCGGCAGGAGCGCACTGACCAACCACGACACCGGCTACGTCAGTTCCGACGACCGCGGCCGGACCTGGCGCGACGACGCGGGCACCGTGGTGGGCACCACCGGCGGGCCGGACCGGGTCCGCGTCACCGACCCCGGCCTGGTCGTCGACCCGCTGGGCCCGGACCACTGCCTGATGAACCAGGAGAGCCAGTGCGTCGACTCGGCCGGCCGGCCGCACGCGGTCGTCAGCCACCTCCCCGTCCGCCTCGGCCCGGCGACCACCGGCTACGCCGCCGCCCGCACCGCCCACGCCCGCGCCCATCATCTGCGCAAGACCGCCTCCGGGGCCTGGCTCAAGACCGAGATCCCCGTCCCGCTCCGCTCCAGCCAGCGCACCCGGCTGGTCCTGGACCGCCACGACAACGCCTATGCCGTGCTGCCCCGCGGCCGGATCGCCGCGGCCTCGGCGGCCTCCGGACACACCGACTGGACCCTGCTGTTCGACGGCGCCGGGCTCAACGCGTTCGGCGAGGTGGTGGTCGACGAGACCCGCATCGCGGCGGACCACGTCCTGTCGTTCATGTACCAGGAGAGATCCGCCGGGACGACGCCCTCGCCGCTGCACGTGGCCGACTTCGCCCTGCCCGCGTGA
- a CDS encoding L-rhamnose mutarotase gives MQRVCFLLKVRADRLDEYRARHATVWPEMLDALSATGWHNYSLFLREDGLLVGYLETEDFAAAQAGMAATEVNARWQKEMAPFFESLDGARPDEAMRPLTEVFHLA, from the coding sequence ATGCAGCGCGTGTGCTTCCTGCTGAAGGTCAGGGCGGACCGGCTCGACGAGTACCGGGCGCGGCACGCGACCGTCTGGCCGGAGATGCTCGACGCCCTGTCGGCGACCGGCTGGCACAACTACTCGCTGTTCCTGCGCGAGGACGGCCTGCTCGTCGGCTATCTGGAGACCGAGGACTTCGCCGCCGCCCAGGCCGGCATGGCCGCCACCGAGGTCAACGCCCGCTGGCAGAAGGAGATGGCACCCTTCTTCGAGTCCCTGGACGGCGCCCGGCCCGACGAGGCCATGCGACCGCTCACCGAAGTGTTCCACCTGGCCTGA